The Lujinxingia vulgaris genome includes a region encoding these proteins:
- a CDS encoding YraN family protein, whose translation MSIGSGDWIDRDDCEQLGLAGEDLARRYLERNGWSIEAHNVRSRHGELDLVACKELPGDQGVLVAFVEVKSRRRCDRFSPALAVSYRKRRTIARLAHRYICQRRRTGARYRFDVITVDFSKRPAAIQHIEGAFDAQGNTC comes from the coding sequence ATGAGCATCGGAAGTGGAGACTGGATCGACCGTGATGATTGCGAGCAGCTGGGGCTTGCTGGCGAAGATCTGGCGCGCCGTTATCTGGAGCGCAACGGCTGGTCCATTGAGGCCCACAACGTGCGTTCGCGCCACGGCGAACTCGATCTTGTTGCCTGCAAAGAACTCCCGGGCGACCAGGGCGTGCTTGTGGCTTTTGTGGAGGTAAAGAGTCGCCGGCGCTGCGACCGATTCTCGCCAGCGTTGGCGGTCAGCTACCGAAAGCGCCGCACGATCGCGCGCCTGGCGCATCGTTACATCTGCCAGCGCCGCCGCACCGGCGCACGCTACCGTTTTGATGTCATCACAGTTGATTTTAGCAAGCGCCCCGCCGCCATCCAGCATATTGAAGGCGCCTTTGACGCCCAGGGAAACACCTGCTGA